Below is a genomic region from Actinoallomurus bryophytorum.
CCCTGCTCGGCCACCTGTCGGGCTGGATGACGGGGCGTGCGCGGGCCGCCGCCCTCAAGCAGCCGGGTACGGGCGCACCCGACGAGACCCGCGACATCACCGCCGAGCCCGGCTGGGCGGACCGGTACGCGGAGGGCGCGGGCGCCGCGGCAGCGGCCTGGTCCGAGCCGGCCGCCTGGGAGGGCACCAGCAGCCTTTCCGGGCAGATGCAGATGCCCGCCGAGATGCTCGGCGGCCTCGTGTTCGGCGAGTTCCTGCTGCACGCCTGGGACCTGGCCGTGGCGAGCGGCCAGAAGCTCACCCTCGACGACGATCTGGCCCTGGCCCTGTTCGACCAGGTCTCGTCGATGGCCGGCATGGCACGTGAGTACGGGGCGTTCGGGCCGGAGGTGGCGGTCTCCCCGTCGGCCTCGGTCATCGACCGCGCTCTCGGCCTGGCGGGCCGCGACCCCGGCTGGACCTCCTGAGCCACCCCCGCGCCGCCTGCGGGCCGGCCCGTGAGGCCGCCGCGGGGCGGCTCCGAGCGGCCGGCCGGGGTCGGATTCCGCGGGCGAGGGGCCCGAGGGGAGACTCGTCTCATGGACCGGGTCCGGCTCGCCGGCTTCCTGCGGACGCGGCGAGAGGCACTGCAACCCGAGGACGTGGGGCTGCCACGCGGGCAGCGCCGCCGTACCGGCGGGCTGCGCCGTGAGGAGGTCGCGGCGCTGTGCGGCATGTCCGCCGACTACTACAGCCGGATCGAGCAGCAGCGCGGGCCCAACCCGTCCGAGCAGATGCTCGCCGCGATCGCCCGCGGTCTGCGCCTCTCCCCCGACGAGCGCGACCAGCTGTTCCGCCTCGCCGGCCATGCCGTCCCGCGGCGAGTCCTACGCGACGATCACATCAACCCCGGGGTGATGCGCATCCTCGACCGGCTGGAGGACACCCCCGCGCAGGTGATGAGCCATCTCGGCGAGACGCTCAGGCAG
It encodes:
- a CDS encoding TIGR03086 family metal-binding protein; this translates as MELRTLMVRAADASNEVVRGLGPETLDRSTPCPEYDVRALLGHLSGWMTGRARAAALKQPGTGAPDETRDITAEPGWADRYAEGAGAAAAAWSEPAAWEGTSSLSGQMQMPAEMLGGLVFGEFLLHAWDLAVASGQKLTLDDDLALALFDQVSSMAGMAREYGAFGPEVAVSPSASVIDRALGLAGRDPGWTS